From the genome of Spinacia oleracea cultivar Varoflay chromosome 2, BTI_SOV_V1, whole genome shotgun sequence, one region includes:
- the LOC110797845 gene encoding uncharacterized protein isoform X1 translates to MGSNRPAVGLLDTLNMDSFRTILPHSYPYPHEHSRHAIIAVALGCLFFISFDSMNTFIQGFDSNIKWWFMYICLLGFFYFFSSPFIGKTIKPSYSNFSKWYIAWIFVAAVYHLPSFQSMGIDLRMNLSLFITIYISSILFLLVFHLIFYGVWYLGLVARVAGKRPEIWTILQNCAVISVACCVFYSHCGNRAIVKEKQSFSWFPFWKKEERNTWFAKFLQMNELKDQVCSSWFAPVGSASDYPLLSKWVIYGELACSGTCAESPDEISPIYSLWATFIGLYIANYVVERSTGWALTHPLSLKEFEKLRKQMKKPEFLDMVPWYSGTSADLFKTMFDLLVSVTVFLGRFDMRMMQAAMSTAQEAEQGDPLYDHFKEKDEFWFDFMADTGDGGNSSYSVARLLAQPKLYLKDGDSVRALPRGNLLLIGGDLAYPNPSEYNYEKRFFRPFEYALQPPSWYNEKHIAVKKPELPCGVSDLKHYDGPQCFLIPGNHDWFDGLHTFMRYICHKSWFGGWLMPQKKSYFALQLPKGWWVFGLDLALHGDIDVYQFKFFSELIKDKVKENDNVIIMTHEPNWLLDWYWNDSSGKNIAHLICDHLKGRCKLRMAGDLHHYMRHTYVPSDKPVYVHNLLVNGCGGAFLHPTHTFSGFRKFYETQYEMKAAYPSYEDSTKIALGNILKFRKKNWQFDFIGGIIYFVLAFSMFPQCQLNHILREDSLSGHLRSFFTTVLDSFSYVLEHSYVSFIGTVMLLITAISFVPTKFSRKRRVFIGIVHVSAHVFSALVLMLLLELGVEMCIRHQLLATSGYHTLYEWYRQMEREHFPDPTGLRERLEQWTYGLYPACIKYLMFAFDVPEVMAVTRNNICKIGIQSLSRGYAVVYYASVFVYYWVFSTPVVSLVFGSYLYICINWLHIHFDEAFSSLRIANYKSFTRFHIDCNGDLEVFTLAVDKVPKKWKLDPKWDAEPKPLPQSNYCRKHPSKWTATNKYQDPLSTVKIVDKFVIKRTENSDVLSNGLVQT, encoded by the exons ATGGGCTCTAACAGGCCGGCTGTTGGTTTACTGGATACACTAAATATGGATAGCTTTAGGACTATACTTCCTCATAGTTATCCTTATCCACATGAGCACTCCCGTCATGCTATCATAGCCGTTGCCCTGGGATGCCTTTTTTTCATATCGTTTGATAGTATGAATACTTTCATACAAGGGTTTGACAGCAACATTAAGTGGTGGTTTATGTATATCTGTTTGTTAggatttttctattttttctcatcGCCGTTCATCGGGAAGACAATTAAACCAagttattcaaattttagtaaATG GTATATTGCCTGGATTTTTGTGGCAGCTGTATATCACCTCCCAAGTTTTCAATCAATGGGAATTGATTTGAGGATGAACCTTTCTTTATTCATAACAATCTATATATCCTCCATTTTGTTTCTTCTTGTTTTCCATCTTATTTTCTATGGTGTTTGGTACCTTGGTCTTGTTGCCCGTGTGGCTGGCAAGAGGCCGGAGATTTGGACCATACTCCAAAATTGTGCA GTAATTAGTGTTGCCTGCTGTGTATTTTATAGTCACTGTGGAAATCGAGCTATTGTGAAAGAGAAACAGAGTTTCAGCTGGTTTCCCTTTTGGAAGAAGGAAGAGAGGAACACGTGGTTTGCAAAGTTTTTGCAAATGAATGAGTTGAAAGACCAAGTTTGCTCTTCTTGGTTTGCTCCTGTCGGATCTGCAAGTGACTATCCTTTATTGTCAAAGTGGGTAATTTACGGCGAG CTTGCATGCAGCGGCACATGTGCAGAATCGCCAGATGAGATCTCACCAATATATTCTTTGTGGGCCACCTTTATAGGCCTTTACATTGCTAATTATGTCGTCGAAAGGTCAACAGG ATGGGCTCTTACTCACCCTTTGTCACTCAAAGAATTTGAGAAATTGAGGAAGCAGATGAAGAAGCCGGAGTTCCTAGACATGGTTCCTTGGTATTCAGG GACATCGGCTGATTTATTCAAAACCATGTTTGACCTTCTGGTGTCTGTGACGGTATTTCTTGGGCGTTTTGACATGCGTATGATGCAg GCAGCAATGAGCACTGCTCAAGAAGCagagcaaggggatcctctatATGATCATTTCAAGGAAAAGGATGAGTTTTGGTTTGACTTCATGGCAGATACTGGTGATGGGGGGAACTCATCATATTCTGTTGCGCGACTACTAGCTCAACCTAAACTTTACCTGAAAGATGGTGACTCTGTTCGAGCTCTTCCACGTGGCAATTTACTCCTTATTGGAGGGGATCTTGC ATATCCTAATCCGTCTGAATACAACTACGAGAAGCGCTTCTTTCGCCCCTTTGAATATGCACTCCAGCCTCCTTCCTGGTATAATGAAAAGCATATAGCTGTAAAGAAGCCAGAACTACCATGTGGTGTGTCTGATTTGAAACATTATGATGGGCCTCAATGTTTCTTAATCCCTGGAAATCATG ATTGGTTTGATGGCCTACACACTTTCATGAGATACATATGCCATAAGAGCTGGTTTGGTGGATGGCTTATGCCTCAGAAAAAGAGCTACTTTGCCTTGCAGCTTCCTAAAGGATGGTGGGTATTTGGTCTTGATTTGGCACTCCATGGTGACATTGATGTTTATCAATTCAAGTTCTTTTCAGAACTAATAAAGGACAAG GTTAAAGAAAATGACAATGTAATAATTATGACACACGAACCAAATTGGCTTCTGGATTGGTATTGGAATGATTCTTCTGGAAAGAATATAGCACACCTCATCTGTGACCATCTAAAGGGAAGGTGCAAGCTCCGTATGGCTGGTGATTTACATCATTATATGCGTCATACCTATGTTCCATCTGATAAACCGGTTTATGTGCACAACCTCCTTGTAAATGGTTGTGGTGGGGCCTTCTTGCATCCTACCCACACCTTCAGTGGTTTCAGAAAATTTTATGAAACCCAGTATGAGATGAAGGCTGCATATCCTTCATATGAAGATTCAACCAAG ATTGCTTTAGGAAATATATTGAAGTTCAGAAAGAAGAATTGGCAATTTGACTTTATTGGTGGAATCATCTATTTTGTTCTCGCCTTTTCTATGTTTCCACAG TGTCAGCTTAATCATATCTTGCGTGAAGATTCTCTGTCTGGTCATCTCAGAAGTTTCTTTACCACTGTGTTGGATTCTTTCTCGTACGTGTTGGAACACTCTTACGTGTCGTTCATAGGGACTGTGATGTTGTTGATAACGGCAATATCTTTTGTCCCAACAAAATTCTCACGAAAGAGGCGGGTTTTCATAGGAATTGTCCATGTATCAGCACATGTTTTTTCTGCTCTGGTCTTAATGTTGCTGTTGGAGTTGGGTGTTGAGATGTGCATCAGGCATCAGCTGCTGGCAACGTCTG GTTATCACACTTTATATGAGTGGTACAGACAAATGGAGAGAGAGCACTTTCCTGACCCAACTGGCCTTCGAGAACGTCTTGAACAATGGACTTATGGTCTTTATCCAGCATGCATCAAGTACTTAATGTTTGCCTTCGATGTTCCTGAG GTCATGGCCGTCACAAGGAACAACATATGCAAGATTGGGATACAGTCACTGTCTAGAGGTTACGCGGTAGTATACTATGCCTCTGTTTTCGTGTATTACTGGGTGTTCTCAACCCCAGTTGTGTCTTTGGTATTTGGAAGTTACTTGTATATTTGCATCAATTGGCTTCATATCCATTTTGATGAAGCCTTCTCCTCCTTGCGCATTGCAAACTACAAGTCATTTACTCGCTTCCATATTGACTGTAATGGTGATTTGGAAGTCTTTACCCTAGCTGTTGATAAG GTTCCGAAGAAATGGAAGTTGGATCCGAAATGGGATGCAGAGCCAAAACCTTTACCGCAATCAAACTACTGCAGAAAACACCCCAGTAAATGGACTGCCACTAATAAATACCAGGATCCATTATCCACAGTTAAGATTGTAGACAAATTTGTTATCAAGAGGACTGAAAACAGTGATGTTCTCAGCAATGGACTAGTACAAACCTAA
- the LOC110797845 gene encoding uncharacterized protein isoform X2, whose translation MVFGTLVLLPVWLARGRRFGPYSKIVHHCGNRAIVKEKQSFSWFPFWKKEERNTWFAKFLQMNELKDQVCSSWFAPVGSASDYPLLSKWVIYGELACSGTCAESPDEISPIYSLWATFIGLYIANYVVERSTGWALTHPLSLKEFEKLRKQMKKPEFLDMVPWYSGTSADLFKTMFDLLVSVTVFLGRFDMRMMQAAMSTAQEAEQGDPLYDHFKEKDEFWFDFMADTGDGGNSSYSVARLLAQPKLYLKDGDSVRALPRGNLLLIGGDLAYPNPSEYNYEKRFFRPFEYALQPPSWYNEKHIAVKKPELPCGVSDLKHYDGPQCFLIPGNHDWFDGLHTFMRYICHKSWFGGWLMPQKKSYFALQLPKGWWVFGLDLALHGDIDVYQFKFFSELIKDKVKENDNVIIMTHEPNWLLDWYWNDSSGKNIAHLICDHLKGRCKLRMAGDLHHYMRHTYVPSDKPVYVHNLLVNGCGGAFLHPTHTFSGFRKFYETQYEMKAAYPSYEDSTKIALGNILKFRKKNWQFDFIGGIIYFVLAFSMFPQCQLNHILREDSLSGHLRSFFTTVLDSFSYVLEHSYVSFIGTVMLLITAISFVPTKFSRKRRVFIGIVHVSAHVFSALVLMLLLELGVEMCIRHQLLATSGYHTLYEWYRQMEREHFPDPTGLRERLEQWTYGLYPACIKYLMFAFDVPEVMAVTRNNICKIGIQSLSRGYAVVYYASVFVYYWVFSTPVVSLVFGSYLYICINWLHIHFDEAFSSLRIANYKSFTRFHIDCNGDLEVFTLAVDKVPKKWKLDPKWDAEPKPLPQSNYCRKHPSKWTATNKYQDPLSTVKIVDKFVIKRTENSDVLSNGLVQT comes from the exons ATGGTGTTTGGTACCTTGGTCTTGTTGCCCGTGTGGCTGGCAAGAGGCCGGAGATTTGGACCATACTCCAAAATTGTGCA TCACTGTGGAAATCGAGCTATTGTGAAAGAGAAACAGAGTTTCAGCTGGTTTCCCTTTTGGAAGAAGGAAGAGAGGAACACGTGGTTTGCAAAGTTTTTGCAAATGAATGAGTTGAAAGACCAAGTTTGCTCTTCTTGGTTTGCTCCTGTCGGATCTGCAAGTGACTATCCTTTATTGTCAAAGTGGGTAATTTACGGCGAG CTTGCATGCAGCGGCACATGTGCAGAATCGCCAGATGAGATCTCACCAATATATTCTTTGTGGGCCACCTTTATAGGCCTTTACATTGCTAATTATGTCGTCGAAAGGTCAACAGG ATGGGCTCTTACTCACCCTTTGTCACTCAAAGAATTTGAGAAATTGAGGAAGCAGATGAAGAAGCCGGAGTTCCTAGACATGGTTCCTTGGTATTCAGG GACATCGGCTGATTTATTCAAAACCATGTTTGACCTTCTGGTGTCTGTGACGGTATTTCTTGGGCGTTTTGACATGCGTATGATGCAg GCAGCAATGAGCACTGCTCAAGAAGCagagcaaggggatcctctatATGATCATTTCAAGGAAAAGGATGAGTTTTGGTTTGACTTCATGGCAGATACTGGTGATGGGGGGAACTCATCATATTCTGTTGCGCGACTACTAGCTCAACCTAAACTTTACCTGAAAGATGGTGACTCTGTTCGAGCTCTTCCACGTGGCAATTTACTCCTTATTGGAGGGGATCTTGC ATATCCTAATCCGTCTGAATACAACTACGAGAAGCGCTTCTTTCGCCCCTTTGAATATGCACTCCAGCCTCCTTCCTGGTATAATGAAAAGCATATAGCTGTAAAGAAGCCAGAACTACCATGTGGTGTGTCTGATTTGAAACATTATGATGGGCCTCAATGTTTCTTAATCCCTGGAAATCATG ATTGGTTTGATGGCCTACACACTTTCATGAGATACATATGCCATAAGAGCTGGTTTGGTGGATGGCTTATGCCTCAGAAAAAGAGCTACTTTGCCTTGCAGCTTCCTAAAGGATGGTGGGTATTTGGTCTTGATTTGGCACTCCATGGTGACATTGATGTTTATCAATTCAAGTTCTTTTCAGAACTAATAAAGGACAAG GTTAAAGAAAATGACAATGTAATAATTATGACACACGAACCAAATTGGCTTCTGGATTGGTATTGGAATGATTCTTCTGGAAAGAATATAGCACACCTCATCTGTGACCATCTAAAGGGAAGGTGCAAGCTCCGTATGGCTGGTGATTTACATCATTATATGCGTCATACCTATGTTCCATCTGATAAACCGGTTTATGTGCACAACCTCCTTGTAAATGGTTGTGGTGGGGCCTTCTTGCATCCTACCCACACCTTCAGTGGTTTCAGAAAATTTTATGAAACCCAGTATGAGATGAAGGCTGCATATCCTTCATATGAAGATTCAACCAAG ATTGCTTTAGGAAATATATTGAAGTTCAGAAAGAAGAATTGGCAATTTGACTTTATTGGTGGAATCATCTATTTTGTTCTCGCCTTTTCTATGTTTCCACAG TGTCAGCTTAATCATATCTTGCGTGAAGATTCTCTGTCTGGTCATCTCAGAAGTTTCTTTACCACTGTGTTGGATTCTTTCTCGTACGTGTTGGAACACTCTTACGTGTCGTTCATAGGGACTGTGATGTTGTTGATAACGGCAATATCTTTTGTCCCAACAAAATTCTCACGAAAGAGGCGGGTTTTCATAGGAATTGTCCATGTATCAGCACATGTTTTTTCTGCTCTGGTCTTAATGTTGCTGTTGGAGTTGGGTGTTGAGATGTGCATCAGGCATCAGCTGCTGGCAACGTCTG GTTATCACACTTTATATGAGTGGTACAGACAAATGGAGAGAGAGCACTTTCCTGACCCAACTGGCCTTCGAGAACGTCTTGAACAATGGACTTATGGTCTTTATCCAGCATGCATCAAGTACTTAATGTTTGCCTTCGATGTTCCTGAG GTCATGGCCGTCACAAGGAACAACATATGCAAGATTGGGATACAGTCACTGTCTAGAGGTTACGCGGTAGTATACTATGCCTCTGTTTTCGTGTATTACTGGGTGTTCTCAACCCCAGTTGTGTCTTTGGTATTTGGAAGTTACTTGTATATTTGCATCAATTGGCTTCATATCCATTTTGATGAAGCCTTCTCCTCCTTGCGCATTGCAAACTACAAGTCATTTACTCGCTTCCATATTGACTGTAATGGTGATTTGGAAGTCTTTACCCTAGCTGTTGATAAG GTTCCGAAGAAATGGAAGTTGGATCCGAAATGGGATGCAGAGCCAAAACCTTTACCGCAATCAAACTACTGCAGAAAACACCCCAGTAAATGGACTGCCACTAATAAATACCAGGATCCATTATCCACAGTTAAGATTGTAGACAAATTTGTTATCAAGAGGACTGAAAACAGTGATGTTCTCAGCAATGGACTAGTACAAACCTAA